A stretch of Falco rusticolus isolate bFalRus1 chromosome 2, bFalRus1.pri, whole genome shotgun sequence DNA encodes these proteins:
- the MRPS6 gene encoding 28S ribosomal protein S6, mitochondrial isoform X1, whose protein sequence is MPRYELALILKAMQRPETAAVLKRTVEALMERGAIVRNLENLGERSLPYKISRHNERHRRGGNATVCPSDLPLPWGVFGAGGGEVTPEVQPSTKPFLNHLPRGDSWFCSLFCGPLHSPWSGSGDSCQLRQTDRKGIF, encoded by the exons ATGCCCCGCTATGAACTGGCTTTGATCCTGAAAGCCATGCAGAGG cctgagactgcagctgtgctgaagcGCACTGTTGAGGCTCTTATGGAGAGAGGAGCCATTGTGAGGAACCTAGAGAACCTGGGAGAAAGGTCTCTACCCTACAAAATCTCCAGGCACAATGAGCGCCACAGAAGAGGAGG TAATGCAACTGTGTGTCCATCCGACCTGCCTCTCCCATGGGGGGTGTTCGGCGCTGGAGGAGGCGAGGTGACTCCAGAGGTGCAACCTTCTACAAAGCCCTTCTTGAACCACCTCCCCAGGGGTGACTCATGGTTTTGCTCCCTCTTCTGTGGACCTCTTCATTCTCCTTGGAGTGGGAGTGGTGACAGCTGCCAGTT
- the SLC5A3 gene encoding sodium/myo-inositol cotransporter yields the protein MRASLETADIAIVALYFVLVMCIGFFAMWKYNRSTVSGYFLAGRSMTWVAIGASLFVSNIGSEHFIGLAGSGAASGFAVGAWEFNALMLLQLLGWVFVPVYIRSGVYTMPEYLSKRFGGHRIQIYFAALSLILYIFTKLSVDLYSGALFIQESLGWNLYLSVILLIGMTALLTVTGGLVAVIYTDTLQALLMIIGALTLMIISITEVGGFEEVKRRYMLASPNVTSILLTYNISNTNSCNVNPKPDALKMLREPTDEDIPWPGFLLGQTPASVWYWCADQVIVQRVLAAKNIAHAKGSTLMAGFLKLLPMFIIVVPGMISRILFADDIACINPEHCFQVCGSRAGCSNIAYPRLVMKLVPVGLRGLMMAVMIAALMSDLDSIFNSASTIFTLDVYKLIRKSATSRELMIVGRVFVAFMVVISIAWVPIIVEMQGGQMYLYIQEVADYLTPPVAALFLMGIFWKRCNEQGAFYGGMAGFVLGAIRLILAFIYRAPECNQPDTRPSFIKNIHYMYVATALFWITGIVTFVVSLLTPPPTKEQVRTTTFWAVKNRNVKENAAKGELYKVQEKSILKCNENANHIIPNGKSEENIKNIKPEDINLLVTCRDDSNPVISVSHSEVETPVDCYSNGQAALMGEKKHEEETDDRDRHLKFIDWFCGFKSKNMNKRALREMEEETVCLQMLEETPKVKLLLNTGLVCVCSLGIFMFVYFSL from the coding sequence atgaGGGCTTCTTTGGAAACAGCAGACATTGCCATTGTGGCACTGTACTTCGTGCTTGTAATGTGCATAGGTTTTTTTGCCATGTGGAAATACAATCGGAGCACCGTAAGTGGCTACTTTTTGGCAGGGCGTTCTATGACCTGGGTGGCTATTGGTGCATCTTTGTTTGTGAGCAATATTGGAAGTGAACATTTCATTGGGCTCGCAGGATCTGGAGCGGCGAGTGGATTTGCAGTAGGTGCATGGGAATTCAACGCCTTAATGCTTTTGCAGCTTTTAGGATGGGTCTTCGTTCCAGTCTACATCCGGTCGGGAGTGTACACCATGCCTGAATACTTGTCCAAGCGTTTTGGAGGGCATagaattcaaatatattttgcagCATTGTCTCTAATTCTTTATATCTTCACCAAACTCTCAGTTGACTTGTATTCAGGGGCACTTTTTATTCAAGAATCGCTAGGTTGGAACCTCTATTTGTCAGTTATCCTCCTTATTGGAATGACTGCACTGTTGACTGTGACTGGAGGTCTTGTGGCTGTCATCTATACAGACACCCTTCAAGCTTTGCTTATGATTATTGGTGCCCTCACACTTATGATCATAAGTATTACGGAGGTTGGTGGGTTTGAAGAAGTTAAAAGAAGGTACATGTTAGCGTCACCAAATGTTACGTCTATCTTGTTAACCTACAACATTTCCAATACCAATTCCTGCAATGTCAACCCAAAGCCTGATGCTCTTAAAATGTTGCGTGAGCCAACAGATGAAGATATTCCCTGGCCTGGATTTCTGTTGGGACAGACACCAGCTTCTGTGTGGTACTGGTGTGCCGATCAAGTCATAGTTCAGAGAGTTTTAGCTGCAAAAAACATTGCTCATGCCAAAGGATCCACTCTGATGGCAGGCTTCTTAAAGTTGCTGCCAATGTTTATTATAGTTGTCCCAGGGATGATTTCACGAATACTGTTTGCAGATGATATCGCTTGCATTAATCCGGAACACTGTTTTCAAGTCTGCgggagcagagctggatgcTCTAACATAGCCTATCCACGTTTGGTGATGAAACTGGTGCCAGTTGGTCTGCGGGGACTGATGATGGCTGTGATGATTGCTGCACTAATGAGTGACTTGGACTCCATATTCAACAGTGCTAGCACCATATTCACACTTGATGTCTACAAACTCATTCGGAAGAGCGCGACGTCTAGAGAACTGATGATTGTAGGAAGAGTCTTTGTTGCATTCATGGTGGTTATAAGCATTGCCTGGGTGCCGATAATTGTAGAAATGCAAGGTGGTCAGATGTACCTTTATATTCAAGAGGTAGCGGACTACTTGACCCCACCGGTGGCTGCTCTGTTTCTTATGGGTATCTTTTGGAAGCGTTGCAATGAGCAGGGGGCTTTCTATGGTGGAATGGCCGGGTTTGTTCTTGGAGCGATACGGTTGATACTGGCATTTATCTATCGTGCTCCGGAGTGTAACCAGCCGGATACTAGGCCAAGCTTTATCAAAAATATCCATTACATGTATGTTGCAACAGCTCTGTTCTGGATCACTGGCATTGTGACCTTTGTAGTAAGCCTTCTCACGCCTCCACCTACGAAGGAGCAGGTTCGGACGACCACTTTCTGGGCAGTGAAAAACAGGAATGTGAAAGAGAATGCTGCAAAGGGGGAGCTGTACAAAGTGCAAGAAAAGAGCATCCTGAAGTGCAATGAAAACGCTAACCACATCATTCCAAATGgcaaatcagaagaaaatattaaaaatattaagccAGAGGATATCAATCTTCTGGTTACTTGCAGAGATGACAGCAACCCAGTGATTTCTGTGAGTCACTCTGAAGTTGAGACACCAGTTGATTGTTACTCAAATGGACAAGCAGCTTtgatgggggagaaaaagcacGAGGAAGAGACTGATGATAGAGACAGACATTTGAAATTCATAGATTGGTTCTGTGgctttaaaagtaaaaacatgAACAAGAGAGCTCTTCGGGAGATGGAGGAAGAGACTGTTTGTTTACAAATGCTGGAAGAGACTCCAAAAGTTAAACTATTACTAAATACTGGACTGGTCTGTGTCTGTTCGCTTGGAATATTCATGTTTGTCTATTTCTCTTTGTGA